A window of Sphingobacterium sp. SRCM116780 contains these coding sequences:
- the trxA gene encoding thioredoxin has product MALEITDSNFEELVLKADKPVLVDFWAEWCGPCRMVGPIVEELAKDYGDKAVIGKVNVDENPEISVRFGIRNIPALLFFKNGEIVDKQIGAVPKSVLNEKLEKQL; this is encoded by the coding sequence ATGGCTTTAGAAATTACAGATAGCAACTTCGAAGAACTTGTATTAAAAGCAGATAAACCCGTTTTGGTTGATTTTTGGGCAGAATGGTGTGGTCCATGCCGTATGGTTGGTCCAATTGTTGAAGAATTGGCTAAAGATTATGGCGATAAGGCAGTAATTGGGAAAGTAAACGTGGATGAAAACCCTGAAATATCTGTTCGTTTTGGAATTCGTAATATTCCAGCATTGTTATTCTTCAAAAATGGAGAAATTGTAGATAAACAAATCGGTGCTGTTCCAAAATCAGTATTAAATGAAAAATTAGAGAAACAATTGTAG